One genomic segment of Gadus chalcogrammus isolate NIFS_2021 chromosome 3, NIFS_Gcha_1.0, whole genome shotgun sequence includes these proteins:
- the LOC130379511 gene encoding LIM and calponin homology domains-containing protein 1-like isoform X1 — protein sequence MTSPSADSHASINATQNESGPIEASHPEPAFQEAQEWIEAVTGRSFGDKGFRSGLENGILLCELLSAIKPGLVKKINRLPTPIAGLDNLTVFLRGCEELGLNGSQLFDPGDLQDTSIRANLKDADCNRKLKNVLNTVFWLGKAANSCTSYSGPTLNLKEFEELLAQMRMGCEAMGDTGALTVRDSGYDCWDSERSESLSSPCHTRDNSLDSLDSFGSHSQQSPSPDVINRLNSDGRGSDSEADGKKPDVRRDDMLARRTASSESRAPVPFNQFLPNRTNATAYVPAPRRRAHGEEGEQRSQHSPVLAEGDSMASSGPRSKPLKTVTWARGDSVNEVDEEPTQQGPDLTQGDQDCSQEDQECTQEDQDCTQEGRDVSREVLEQKRLQRLQKAGIKVLPAAVRYSRVQEPSEEEERHKDRGPSPDIILRRDNDFLSNHKATWDASSSSDGEGEEEARRKVPDVRKDDLASRRAPRAALAPRVHQFLPAPVCSSRDRERWEGIRRASQQALQEKEPSEMAAAVSDIITQKDNPFLNANPRAGEGEDEEDEEQGGMGGVKAVPNKVKDDLARRRALAKPRPHRQGPMSFGSASMSQADKQKWERLRMAEPSDPGPAPVCGACQGSQVDGPPIGSAKAGRSHSKVVTFGGVTEIMQPREGEQSDMLRRLLAKATIAMPTIDLASRLREEERSQVNGSDPMLTPPPTPSDLRPWTPEATPTAAETDARFAQYAKAAQEEDEEEEEEEEERMPNLQKDDMLARRTGAFSRRAAPYNHFLPLPASKRGAQGEVQTDAAPRGRKAVRAEWERRADPRGSPVRELPQESIRVPVETPPQQRAQDQAIARPSPRSDDDEDEEEQEGVVLPDPEKDDMMARRTRACNTQTAAGKKAPVNRFLPVPGSAVHRNVAPLLPVSNPPLQSRLKTAEKRNRDSRMAAESVEDPIIPPQKAPGRVPTRAGGQEEEQEKEVEEKKERRREGDATLPNTSAPLARRTANPPAGPPAGAPQGVGSPGDRQSSEGEAGVTEVKEVERGPVEMCSNGGEPRKPQWMEDDDLPPMMMSRRVAYRSDDKESMSMGDMPTEEEAMGSVPPLNQSRFERTHETLHNFEEEDDGWQDNLARWKNRRRSASQELIKKEEERKRIEKRMKENGVDSGKRKSIKTYKEIVEEKEKREIDLCESYRRAQTPEEAAMVLQRYALRFTISDATLDSLQLPRSTSPNTTPADPDQKDQEPHPTPQSTHPPSETPEPPHLRPDPARMTAQHPKPPENEGEEGVPEARSSTTPPGSPAGPVGRSRPSLPPRPAPSELRPHQPPQGEPRGAPHTPPGTGEARPGQTKGFQPQPTREDQESAKTVRVHHVSPTPYPPSKPVPLLTAKPYCLPGSSHSARKSVLLDGLVRVNGNVKEESKLSSTPASSTSPLMENPASSVSPPHSTEEKKEDTASFSPPQSPKQGKEEPASVSPPPSTEEKKELAPSSTPLSSQEEKKEPVSSFSPPHSPKPAVQKPATFSPPQSPHKEKEVAVSSFSPPQSPEQENQDTVSSFSPPLSPKREKEEPVPSFSPPQSPEREKEEPVPSFSPPLSPKQEKEEPVPSFSPPLSPKQEGEKPATFSPPLSPHKEKEDPASEQTAADSQRTASDQPTTESRGSHSGSAMSALIGGRNCIITTTIVTELTQTVVEPIAMETDTDGSVNGTTERFDSSTELREPAPAALPLPSSLPLTPLSPFTPLSPLSPLSSLSPISPLPTNGQMYSPTISEGIQESSSTIETPMLNLAKRVNHWVWDPNEERKRQERWQREQERLLQEQYQKEQEKLKGEWERAQKEVEEEERRHNEEERRILDETATPLNPSGLAKPPRPAPEEEGSRPAQPNHQTLGRAAHAEPHIQRPTTANEDQHKSKLHFFQESSQDSEASRKHDLWKTSSLDRNTQLLQSNTVKRSGSDNTVAGSQQPPSSSSQPPSPSRCVSGKRLCSGCSQPLGKGAAMIIDTMGLFFHLPCFKCGVCSGQMGDTSTGTDVRIRNGHLTCNECYIATRGGGQPTTL from the exons ATGACTAGTCCCAGCGCGGATAGCCACGCATCAATAAATGCCACACAAAACGAATCGGGGCCAATTGAAGCAAGTCATCCTGAACCCGCATTTCAAGAGGCGCAGGAATGGATCGAG GCCGTGACGGGGAGAAGCTTTGGAGACAAGGGCTTCCGCAGTGGTCTGGAGAATGGCATCCTGTTGTGCGA GCTCCTGAGTGCTATAAAACCAGGACTGGTGAAGAAAATCAACAGACTGCCCACACCAATTGCGGGACTG GACAACCTGACGGTGTTCCTGAGGGGCTGTGAGGAGTTGGGCCTCAATGGGTCGCAGCTGTTTGATCCAGGGGACCTGCAAGACACATCCATACGGGCCAACCTCAA AGATGCTGACTGCAACAGAAAACTCAAGAAT GTCCTGAATACAGTGTTCTGGCTGGGCAAAGCTGCTAACAGCTGCACCTCCTACAGTGGTCCTACTCTCAACCTCAAGGAGTTTGAAGAACTGCTGGCTCAAATGAGAATG ggCTGTGAAGCGATGGGTGACACTGGTGCCCTGACAGTGAGAGACAGTGGCTATGACTGCTGGGATTCTGAGCGGAGTGAGTCCCTCTCTTCACCTTGCCACACCCGAGACAACTCACTGGACAG TCTGGACTCCTTTGGCTCCCACTCTCAGCAAAGCCCTTCTCCTGATGTGATCAACAGACTCAACAGTGATG GGCGGGGCAGTGACTCGGAAGCGGATGGTAAGAAGCCAGATGTGCGCAGGGATGACATGTTGGCCCGGAGGACGGCCAGCAGCGAATCACGAGCCCCCGTTCCCTTCAACCAGTTCCTGCCCAACCGGACCAACGCCACCGCCTACGTcccggccccccgccgccgggcccacggcgaggagggggagcagcggAG TCAACACTCCCCCGTCTTAGCAGAAGGTGATAGTATGGCAAGTTCTGGCCCTCGATCCAAACCCCTGAAAACCGTCACATGGGCCCGGGGAGACAGCGTCAATGAGGTGGACGAGGAACCCACTCAGCAAGGTCCGGACCTGACCCAGGGAGACCAGGACTGTTCCCAGGAAGACCAGGAGTGCACCCAGGAAGACCAGGATTGCACCCAGGAAGGCCGGGATGTGAGCCGGGAAGTCTTAGAGCAGAAGAGGTTGCAGAGGCTTCAGAAGGCGGGGATAAAGGTCCTGCCTGCCGCCGTTCGCTACAGCAG GGTCCAAGAAccctcggaggaggaggagcgccaCAAAGACAGGGGTCCGTCGCCCGACATCATCCTCCGGCGGGACAACGACTTCCTGTCCAATCACAAAGCCACGTGGGACGCGTCCTCCTCGTCCGACGgcgagggcgaggaggaggcccGGAGGAAGGTTCCGGACGTGCGCAAGGACGACCTGGCGTCGCGGCGGGCCCCCCGCGCGGCCCTGGCTCCCAGGGTGCACCAGTTCTTGCCGGCGCCGgtctgcagcagcagggacCGGGAGCGCTGGGAGGGCATCCGGCGAGCCTCCCAGCAGGccctgcaggagaaggagccCAG TGAGATGGCGGCGGCTGTCTCTGACATCATCACGCAAAAAGACAACCCCTTCCTGAACGCCAACCCGCGGGCGGGGGAAggggaagacgaggaggacgaggagcaggggggAATGGGAGGAGTTAAGGCGGTGCCCAATAAGGTGAAGGATGACCTGGCTCGGAGGCGTGCTCTGgcaaagccccgcccccataGGCAGGGACCAATGAGCTTCGGGTCTGCCTCGATGAGCCAGGCAGACAAGCAGAAGTGGGAGAGACTCAGAATGGCTGAACCAAG TGATCCCGGCCCCGCCCCGGTGTGCGGGGCTTGTCAGGGCAGCCAGGTGGACGGTCCCCCCATCGGCTCAGCCAAGGCCGGACGCAGCCATAGCAAAGTGGTGACCTTTGGTGGAGTGACTGAGATCATGCAGCCCAGGGAAGGGGAACAGTCAGACATGCTTAGGCGGCTTCTCGCCAAGGCAACCATTGCTATGCCTACTATTGACCTGGCCTCCCGGCTAAGGGAGGAGGAACGCAG CCAGGTCAACGGATCCGACCCCATGCTAactccgccccccaccccctctgacCTCCGACCCTGGACCCCCGAGGCCACGCCCACCGCGGCTGAGACGGACGCACGCTTCGCTCAGTACGCGAAGGCGGCGCAagaggaagacgaagaggaggaggaggaggaggaggagaggatgccCAACCTGCAGAAGGACGACATGCTGGCCCGGAGGACGGGGGCGTTCAGCCGCCGCGCCGCCCCGTACAACCACTTCCTGCCCCTGCCGGCGTCCAAGCGCGGCGCGCAGGGGGAGGTGCAGACGGACGCCGCACCGCGGGGCAGGAAGGCCGTGAGGGCCGAGTGGGAGAGGAGGGCGGATCCCAG AGGGTCCCCTGTGAGAGAGTTGCCGCAGGAGAGCATCCGGGTTCCCGTGGAAACGCCTCCCCAGCAGCGGGCACAGGACCAAGCCATCGCCCGGCCGTCCCCACGTAGTGACGACgatgaggacgaggaagagcaggagggcGTGGTGCTCCCCGACCCGGAGAAGGACGATATGATGGCGAGAAGAACCCGAGCGTGTAACACACAAACTGCCGCGGGGAAGAAAGCGCCGGTCAATCGATTCTTGCCGGTGCCTGGGTCCGCTGTACATAGAAACGTTGCGCCGCTTTTGCCCGTGTCGAATCCCCCGCTGCAGAGCAGACTGAAAACAGCagagaagagaaacagagacag CAGAATGGCTGCTGAGTCAGTAGAGGATCCAATCATACCTCCTCAGAAAGCCCCCGGCAGAGTGCCCACCCGGGCCGGGgggcaggaagaggagcaggagaaagaggtggaggaaaagaaagagagacgtcGAGAAGGAGACGCGACGCTTCCTAATACCTCCGCCCCCCTCGCCCGTCGAACCGCCAACCCCCCGGCAGGCCCTCCTGCTGGGGCTCCTCAGGGTGTGGGGTCCCCGGGGGACCGGCAGAGCTctgagggggaggcgggggtaacggaggtgaaggaggtggaacGAGGGCCCGTGGAGATGTGTAGCAATGGGGGGGAGCCCCGCAAACCGCAGTGGATGGAGGATGATGATCTGCCCCCGATGAT GATGAGTCGACGGGTTGCTTATAGGTCTGATGACAAAGA GAGCATGAGTATGGGTGACATGCcgacggaggaggaggccatGGGGTCCGTGCCCCCGCTGAACCAGTCCCGCTTCGAGCGGACGCACGAGACGCTACACAActtcgaggaggaggacgacggttGGCAGGAC AATCTGGCCCGCTGGAAGAACCGCCGCCGCAGCGCCTCCCAGGAGCTGatcaagaaggaggaggagaggaagaggatcgAGAAGAGGATGAAGGAGAACGGGGTGGACAGCGGCAAGCGGAAGAGCATCAAGACCTACAAAGAGATCGTGGAGGAGAA GGAGAAGCGGGAGATAGACCTGTGTGAGTCCTACCGGAGAGCCCAGACCCCAGAGGAGGCCGCCATGGTGCTGCAGCGCTACGCCCTTCGCTTCACCATCAGCGACGCCACCCTGGACAGCCTGCAGCTGCCCCGATCCACCTCCCCGAACACCACGCCCGCTGACCCGGACCAGAAGGACCAGGAGCCCCACCCCACACCACAGAGCACACACCCTCCCTCTGAGACCCCGGAACCTCCGCACCTCCGACCGGATCCCGCTCGGATGACGGCGCAGCACCCGAAACCCCCGGAGAacgaaggggaggagggggtcccGGAGGCCCGGTCCTCCACGACCCCACCGGGTTCCCCGGCCGGTCCCGTCGGTCGGTCGCGACCCTCTCTGCCGCCGCGACCGGCGCCTTCAGAACTACGACCGCATCAGCCCCCCCAGGGAGAGCCCAGGGGGGCACCGCACACGCCGCCGGGCACCGGAGAGGCCCGGCCGGGACAAACCAAAGGGTTCCAGCCTCAACCGACGAGGGAAGATCAAGAATCTGCAAAGACTGTACGCGTCCACCATGTCTCCCCTACACCCTACCCGCCGTCCAAACCCGTGCCCCTGCTCACAGCCAAACCCTACTGCCTTCCCGGGAGCAGCCACAGCGCTCGCAAGTCTGTTCTG TTGGACGGCCTTGTGCGAGTGAATGGAAACGTGAAAGAGGAGTCTAAATTGTCGTCCacccctgcctcctccacctctcctctcatgGAGAATCCTGCTTCCTCCGTCTCACCTCCACACTCCACAGAGGAGAAAAAGGAGGATActgcctccttctctcccccacaGTCCCCAAAGCAGGGGAAGGAGGagcctgcctctgtctctcctccaccctccacagaggagaagaaagagctGGCTCCCTCTTCTACACCTCTTTCGTCCCAAGAGGAAAAGAAGGAAcctgtctcctccttctctcctccacacTCCCCAAAGCCGGCGGTGCAGAAGCCTGCCACCTTCTCTCCCCCACAGTCCCCACATAAGGAAAAGGAGGTCgctgtctcctccttctctcccccacaGTCCCCAGAGCAGGAGAACCAGGAcactgtctcctccttctctcccccactGTCCCCAAAGCGGGAGAAAGAGGAACctgtcccctccttctctcccccacaGTCCCCAGAGCGGGAGAAAGAGGAACCTGTCCCCTCATTCTCTCCCCCACTGTCCCCAAAGCAGGAGAAAGAGGAACCTGTCCCCTCATTCTCTCCCCCACTGTCCCCAaagcaggagggggagaagcCTGCCACCTTCTCTCCCCCACTGTCCCCACATAAAGAGAAGGAAGACCCTGCTTCAGAGCAGACAGCAGCAGACAGCCAGAGAACCGCTTCAGACCAGCCGACAACCGAGAGCCGAGGCTCCCATTCCGGGTCGGCCATGAGCGCTCTGATTGGAGGAAGGAActgcatcatcaccaccactattGTGACGGAGCTCACGCAGACTGTAGTGGAGCCCATCGCCATGGAGACCGATACTGATGGATCG GTCAATGGCACCACGGAGCGGTTTGACTCATCAACAGAATTGAGAGAGCCTGCACCAGCTGCTCTACCATTACCTTCATCATTGCCATTGACACCATTATCCCCATTTACACCATTATCACCCTTATCACCGTTATCCTCATTATCACCAATATCACCATTACCCACCAACGGGCAGATGTATTCTCCAACTATATCAG AGGGCATCCAAGAGAGCAGCTCAACT ATTGAGACCCCCATGTTGAACTTGGCTAAGCGTGTTAATCACTGGGTCTGGGACCCCAATGAGGAGCGTAAGCGGCAGGAGAGGTGGCAGCGGGAGCAGGAGCGCCTCCTTCAG GAGCAGTACCAGAAAGAACAAGAGAAACTGAAGGGGGAGTGGGAAAGAGCtcaaaaagaggtggaggaggaggagaggagacacaacGAAGAG GAACGGAGGATTCTGGATGAGACTGCGACGCCCCTTAATCCTTCTGGCCTGGCCAAGCCGCCCCGCCCGGCtccagaggaggagggctcCAGACCGGCCCAGCCCAACCACCAGACCCTGGGAAGGGCTGCACACGCAGAGCCCCACATCCAGAGACCCACCACCGCTAACGAAGATCAGCACAAATCAAAGCTCCATTTCTTCCAGG AGTCATCTCAGGATAGCGAGGCGTCGAGGAAACACGACCTGTGGAAGACCTCTTCCTTGGACCGCAACACCCAGCTCCTTCAGTCCAACACAGTGaagag GTCAGGCTCTGACAACACAGTGGCCGGATCACAGCAgcctccatcttcctcctcacagcctccttcacccagcag atgtgtcaGTGGGAAGAGGCTGTGCTCTGGATGTTCTCAGCCTCTGGGGAAAGGAGCGGCCATGATCATTGACACCATGGGACTGTTCTTTCACTTGCCATGTttcaag TGTGGCGTGTGCAGTGGCCAGATGGGGGACACCAGCACTGGGACCGATGTCCGGATCCGCAATGGACATCTGACCTGTAATGAGTGCTACATCGCCACTCGTG GTGGAGGTCAGCCCACAACACTATGA